ATCGCCGCATGGCCGTCGAGAGCGCCGTATTCCATGCGGCGGCCGAGTACGTGGGGCGCGAGCCCTGGGAGCTCGGGCCGGACGGCCGCGATCACTGATCGCTCGCGCGCGGACCGGACGGGCCCGACGGGTCGTCAGGGGTGCACGATGATCGGCTGCTGCGTCGCCGGCGGCGCCCACAGCGGCCAGCTTGCGATCGCCGCGTCGCCGAGCAGGCCGACCGCGGCGTGAACCGCCCTGTCGGCGGTGAGCAGATGCTCGCCGGGCTGCAGCGAGACCTGCTCCACGCCGTTCGGCGCCAGCTCGACCGTTCGCTCGTCGACGCCCTCGAGGGTCACCGTGGCGGTGCTGTCCTCGGCGTTGCTGAGGTACAGCGTCGCCGCCGCACCACCGGGAACGCTGAAGGGCACGGTGCCGGTCAGCTGCGGGGCGGGCAGCATCCAGGCGAAGTCCTCGCGCCCGTCGGCACGCACCGTCTGACGCGCACCGGCGACGACCTGCGCGGTCGCATCGATCTCGATGTCGTGCGCCCCCGCGCCCATCCCCGTCAGGGAGACCTCGGTGGGGGTCTCCGCGGTGAGATCGATCACGTACTCGTCGGAGTCGACCGTGCCGTCCGCGCCGCGCACGCGCACCGTCGCGGTGGCGTCTTCCCGCGGCGAGAGGATGCGCAGCAGGATGCCGGTCGAGTCGTCTCCCTCGGAGATCGGCTGCGACTGGGCGCCCAGCAGGCGCAGGCTGCGCTGCGCGCCACCGACGCCGTCCTGCACGTCGATGCCGACCGCGTCGAGCGTGCGCACGTGCGCCGACTGCAGCGCTGCGCGCACGGGCGCTCCGGCTGCGATCACCTCGATGACCGGACGCGGCTCGGCACCCGCGACGGATGCCAGCGTCAGGGTGGTCTGCGTCTTCGGCGGAACGATCTTGGTGGTCGTCTTGCGCTGGGCGCCGTAGACGTTCAGCTGAACGGTGGAGGGGACGTCGGCGGGGTTGGAGAGCAGGATCAGGTCGGACGATCCCGTCGACCCGTCGCCGCCGACCAGCCATGAGCTCATCCCCGGCTCGCGGCACGGCGCGGCGGCGAATCCGCGCAGATCCTCTTCGTCGAGGCTGACCGCTTCCGATGCGGAGATCAGCGGCGCGGTGCGATCCGCGACGGCCGCCGTGATGCTCTG
The window above is part of the Microbacterium sp. nov. GSS16 genome. Proteins encoded here:
- a CDS encoding DUF5719 family protein → MKQSTIRLAATGARLATGAVVAAACVLGVVAAVATPWPSVQNEPAAATVTPVPGDATIVCNGAFRALGRDSSRAESLVSAAAPTVRIDAREHETTTTDLAMPNVLGGEGAQSITAAVADRTAPLISASEAVSLDEEDLRGFAAAPCREPGMSSWLVGGDGSTGSSDLILLSNPADVPSTVQLNVYGAQRKTTTKIVPPKTQTTLTLASVAGAEPRPVIEVIAAGAPVRAALQSAHVRTLDAVGIDVQDGVGGAQRSLRLLGAQSQPISEGDDSTGILLRILSPREDATATVRVRGADGTVDSDEYVIDLTAETPTEVSLTGMGAGAHDIEIDATAQVVAGARQTVRADGREDFAWMLPAPQLTGTVPFSVPGGAAATLYLSNAEDSTATVTLEGVDERTVELAPNGVEQVSLQPGEHLLTADRAVHAAVGLLGDAAIASWPLWAPPATQQPIIVHP